The Cannabis sativa cultivar Pink pepper isolate KNU-18-1 chromosome 8, ASM2916894v1, whole genome shotgun sequence genomic interval GGGCTGGTTACAAATCACTGAGTGAGAGAACAAATGTTGTTCCTCAAAAATGCTTCGTCAGTTCGTAAAGCATCTCAGACTAGATTGTGTGCAAGGATGTTATGGCTCTTGGAGTGTACACAACCGACATCTTCGGGAAGGAGAATAGAGAGTTGATTATCTTCCAAATGAGGCTTTAGAGGGCTGAAAGATCCCTTTGTTTCCTCTGGATTTTGAAAATCAAGTCTTGACAGTCAGTAGCCACAGTTTCAATTGGGAAACGGACGGCTTGACCCCACTGCAATGCTCTGGGAAGGGCTTCGGCCTCTGCAAAAACAGGAGGTAAACCTGAGGTGGctgaagaagagaaaaaagctATAACCTGGTTGTTGGAGTCTTGAATCACTGTACCATAGCCATGCTTGTTTTCCTGATATTTCGTGGCTGCATCAGTGCTTAATTTATACATTCCTGGGGAAGGGATCAGCTGGTTTGGGTCCCTGTCATGAGTGGCAGCAGTGTATAATGGTTGAGAAGACGATTGAATAATCTTGGACTGCGCATCTTTGTATTCTTGTAAATAAGAGACAATATAGTCCTCTATTTCCTTATGAAAATTCTTATTTTCTGCAAGAAGAAACTTATTACAATAATTCCAAATTGCCCAAATGATTCCAAAAAATATTTCAAGATCCTCTTTTTGAAAACTTTCAAAACCTTTTAGCATAAAATCTTCAATGTcactaaatttattattattgaaaaaagttctaaagCGAGTTTGTTTCCAATACTTACCTGCTCTGGAGCAATGAACTAGGGAATGAGAGTTGGATTCAATTCGGTTGGGGCATAAAGAGCAGTAAGGGCTATCGAGGACTTTACGAGAGTGGAGGTTGAGGTTGGAGGGGAGAAGGTTGTGGAAAGCCGTCCAAATGAAGTGCTTGATCTTGGGAGGAACCAAGGAGGACCAAACTGCCTTCCACCAGGGTTTGAATGTGTGATCGGAGAAGAGGACAATGGTTGAGAAGAGGTAGAATTTGCTAAGTGATAAGCAGAGTTTACAGTCAATAAACCTGAAGGACTATTAACCCAAATGAGACAGTCCTGACTAGTAGAATCAATAGACACTTTGAGGATGGAGTCCAGTAAATCTTGTGGGAAATAATTGTGGAGTGTAAGAGAGTCCCAAGTACCATCCTCCTTGATGAAAAAAGAACCCTTATCTTCAGGAGGAGAAGAATTATCCTTAAAAAAGATGTGGCTGGAGTTAGGAATCCAATTATAGCAAGTGATGGAAATAGATTGACCATCCCCCACTTTCCAAATTAGACCCTTATTTAGAAGATCCCTGCCCCACAAAATGCTGGGCCAGCAGTAAGAAGGAGAGTGTCCAATAGAGGCTTGGAGAAAGCtactatttttgaaatatttggcCTTCAGGAGGGAAGAGACTAAGGAGTTGGGGTTGGAGAAGATGTGCCAAGCTTACTTAGCAAGCATGGCTTGATTGTGGTGTATGATGTCCCTGAACCCGAGACCCCCAAAGAATTTGGAACTGCAAATGTGGGTCCATTTTTTCCAGTGAATCTTATGAGTACCTGAAGATTCTCACCAGTAGTTGGCCATAATCCTACTAAACTGCCTACAAATTGAAAGAGGAAGCCTAAAACATGACATGGTATACGAGGGGATAGCTTGGATCACCGCTTTGAGGAGGATTTCTTTACCAGCCTTAGAGAAAAGATGTTAGTTCCAGGCTGATAATTTACTGCCGGCCTTTTGGAGAAGGAAGAGAAAGGATGATTTCTTAGATCTGGAAAGGCACTGGGGAACCCCCAAGTATTTGTCAATGAAAGGCTTATCACTCATTTGCAGGGAGGTTAGGAAATTTTGTTTATCAGTAGAGTTGGTGTTGGGTGAGAAAAGGATGGAGGATTTTGCGAAGTTGACAGTTTGGCCAGTAGCCTGATTGTAAGTAGCAAGGATATCCTTGATAGCATTGCTGTTGACATTATTGACATGTGTGAATAAcaggctatcatcagcaaaAAGAAGATGGGAGATGGATGGGGCCGAGCGACAGATGGAAATCCCATAGAATTATTGATCAAGAGATTTGAGATGGATGATTGCCGAGAGGCTTTCAGCCACCAATAAGAATAGGTAAGGGGATAGGGGATTGCCTTGTCTAATACCCCTAGAGGGTTGAATAGGAGGGGAGAGATGGTTATTAATGCAAAGCTTGAAAGTGACCGTAGAAATGCAATTGAGGATGAGGGAAATGAATTTTGTGGGGAAGCCCAGATGAGTAAGGAAAATTCTGAGGAAATCCAACTCGACCCTGTCAAAAGCCTTCTCCATATCAAGTTGTAACGCTACCCACCCTGTTTTACCGCTCTTTCTAATATTGATTGCATTTATGAGTTCGTTGGCAATGAGAATATTGTCAAAAATGATTCTGTTATGAAGAAAAGCTCCCTGATTATGAGAGATGAGGTCTTCAAGGACAATTTTCAACTTGTTGGCTAAAGATTTAGAAACAATTTTGTAGACTGTGGAACAGAGACTAATAGGTCTGAAATCCTGAACCGTTGAGACATTGCTCTTCTTGGGAATAAGGACCAAGGTGGTCTCATTGATAGGGTCCAAATTTGCCCCATTGTTGAGGATGTCAAGGACACCAGTTTCTAAATCTTTCCCACCAAAGACCAATTCTTTTGGTAGAAAAAGAGGTTAAGACCATCAGGGCCCAGGGCCTTATCTCCAGGGTATTGGCCTTTTTATGATTAATTCTTTTCCTCATGGAGGCCTTATTAtgaaaatatttagttttttttataccCCACCTTAAGCCAATTGACTCTAGATCTCTCTTTCCAGAACACTTCCTCCTTAAGTAACAAAGTGTCAAGGGAGGGTTGGAGTTTATTAGCTTGATTAATATTGGTTCTGGAGAGGGAATAGTTGGAGTAGATTTGGTCAATGGCAGTTTGCAATTTCTAGATTCAGTGTTTGAAGTTATTTTTGTCCTTATTCTAGGATTTCATTCTGTGAATGCAATCCTActatttttttaaggaaaacaGACAGGGGAGAACAATTACTATCCAGAGTGTTTGCCTTGTTCCAGTTGGCTTTCATCATGTTAGAGAACCATAGAAGGAAAGATGATGGAGGATGGCATTAGGGAACAAGTTACCCCAAGCATTGTTGATGATTCCCCAATCCAATCGTTCAAGACGGTTTCCATGTAAACCGGTTATCCGAATGGGGCAGGGGAAACATGTCATGCTTAGAGATAAAGCTCTGGAAGTTATGAATTGCATGAGGAGGGGGAAAACTAGTACTACTACGGTCACAATGGCATAAGTAATCATTGAAATCCCGCAAAAAACTAACCAAGGGGAACCTCAAAAAATTCTAAAACCCAACCAATTCGATTCCAATCCTTACCGAACCTTCAAGACCTGCATATTATACCCCAAAAGACATATTCTAAGCAATAAAACAACTACACAAGCTCATGATCAAAAATTACCATGAAAGAGCCAaacttgagttctaaaactcaaagcttgctcaatcAATACCACAGCCAACAAATCCAACTCGAAACAACTTATCTAACCATAATTTAacttcaaaaatataatttaaacacTAACAATAGTTATAGAACTCAAACACCCAAAATTCATGCAAAATCTCTAACTTAAAgttcaagaaactaaaaggaTGGTGCTAGGAACTTACCTTGAGTAGAGATCACTAACAATTTGTTGTAAAACACCTTGAATTTCTGAATAAAAACCCAAACCCTAGCTGGTTCTAGGAGGGTtccaaagagagagagagttgaaagagagagaaatgCGTTTTTCCTTAAATTTCTTATTTTctagaaaaaagaaataaaacttTGGTTTTatctaaataattaaaagattaaaatcagattattCATTCAACTaatgtccactaaaggacaaaataccataaagaaaaatgaccattttgcccttgccCACACTAAAAGTCATAACAAAcacttaggggtatttttgttaaattcTAAATCTCAACTATTCTcgacattctcaatgtctaactatattgccccgctatactaaaaatactaagatgtgattctactAGCCAAACACCGTGTTCCAATGTTGCcgggcacaaaacatgcaaaaatatgaaattccatatatgacatataaaatgcattctgaattcaaataaatctctgtAAACTAATAATTCATAACTAatagtttcataattaaaccctaattatctgttaatttctaaattaaagttAAGCCGTCGTTGCATGGTTTGTTGTCACTGTCTTTGTTGCTCCCTCTTTCGattaaaattgaggaaactcgCTGGCAGAATCGAACCAATAATTACAATTGCCACCACTGAGTAAATCTATCAAATCCCATTTGATTTACTTCTAATTTGTTTTGAATTGATTATCTTTAAGATAGTTAAGAGATTGGAGTGATGACTCCATAATATTCAAGCTCAACAGACCGGAATGCAGGCTCCTCTTTTTAGAGGACTTTGCATGTCGATAATCCCGCTGAACTGAGCattctatttatatacatattttcaCAACatgtttttctttgattttcttcaaatttttatttagattGTTCTTATTAATTTAGGTTTTTGAGCTTTGGTTTTTTTACATGGGAAAATTGTGGTTGCGATGAGGATTTAAACTCCCTCTTCTGATTATGGTTAAGGAAATTTATTAGTAGAATCGaaccaaataataatattgCCACCACTGAATTAACCCTTAATTTCCCATTTGAggtttgttattgatttttgaacttattggtgattaatgattaattaagatGAAACTGAATATTATCCAACACTTGATCTGAGATACTACAGTATCGACTGATGTCACTCGATTTGCTTCTGAATCATTTAATCGTATTtgcattatatattaatttttatcttCAATATAGATATGAGATTTGAAATCTCTTGATTTATGTTATGTTTAGTGCTTTTGAGTTTTGAAGATTTTGTTTCTAGCTCAGAATTCTCATTcaacatattaaatttttagatttttatgttTAATGTTTTTGAGTTTTGAAGATTTTGAGTAACATAATTGTGTTGCTGAGATGCAACTATAAGACCATTCTTAAATGATGTAACTTGCATAAATAAGGCTTGACAAGACTTATGAATGGCCTTACTGGTTTATATTAGACACAAATGAcacataatttttaaattatctttaatGTATTCAGctttttaagttttaattattgttttatttttcttaatattttcgTTTTGATTTTATCTTGCAGGTACGGTCTAAGCTTTGCCATAACACTGATGCAATGTAAGTGCCTATTGGATTGGTAAGAGATTTCAAGGGCCTTATAGACCTTGTGCAATTAAAAACTTACTACTTTCATGGTACTATCGGGTATGTTTTTTGAAGTTGATAAACTTTCATGGTACTGCATATGGATACTACATTCCTTTCTTATTACATATTTTTGGTTCCTGAAGGTTCCTGATAAGTTAAAAGCTTTTTAGTTTGGAGTCTAAATATGAAGTAAGACGTATGAAGTATGGTGGTAGGCTGAAACTTAATGATTGTCCAGTGCAGGTATACAATTTTACTCACCTATTATGTGGCTTCCATATGGCACATTCTACAATTCAGAAAAAATTAAGAAGATACAGAAGAGTATATGTTTTTTGGCTTACAATTATTTTTCCAAGTATAGATATTCATACCTCTGAGATATATTTTTCTAGGTAGAGATAAATCACGCCtctaattttaatgaaatatttggtGCCATAAGCTATAGAAAAGGTGGTTCTTTTATCAGGAAGTCTTAGGTGCCTAAAGTTTTTAGATTTTCTTCCCTTTTCCacttatgttaattttaaactGTAAGGTTATTAAATATAGACTACCAACAAAGTGGCAAGAAGCAACATACAAAATAGATGCATATTTGAAATTATGTCATGTCGAGCATAAGTTTGCATATCAATATCTgtacaaaattaaatttgacatattgtaaaataaatttcaactttgGTGCAGATTCGATCTTAGTCACTTAGTCAGAGACTTAGAGAAAGTACATTTGGTTCCAATAAtgaacttaatatatatattatataaattgatTACACAACATAATATAAAGTGAAAGAGAGCCATTTAGATTCTATGTTAAGAGAAGTTTTGACTGCCCTTGCAGTTGCAATGATGAGTCATGACTAAACACTTGATGAAGCAAGTAGGCATTTTCCTGCATTCTTAGATGATAGAAATACACATGATATCAGAAAGATTGTCAAATTTATTGCAATTTTTAATATCTATTCCTAGCTACTTTTAAATCCTCACTTAGTATGgtcattattatatttattgttgGCTATGGTATGCAGGGGACATATTGGGTGTAATGCGAGTTAAGGgttgttcattggatcacattcaatggatttggacccaatcgattcaatccaattatttattggatatataattttgtcatCCGATCTAATCCCATCAAATTCagtcatccgatccgatctgatccaatggatgtattggattggatcggtcccAACTATTGGATGCATTGActggttttttattattttagctaCCATTTtagttaatttcattaaaaagaaaaatatatataaaaaatataatttaaaatttaataatccaacatatataataaacattagTTTAGTCCAACCTAATTCTTAAGATCTCATAATAAAactgttaaaaaataaatttattcaatacgtattgataattttattagcgTTTAGGAAGAtgagaattaatattttttaaatctaaggtttttttcttttatcttatGTGTTAAATGTATATCTTTTTTTGagccaaaaaattaaattttattaaatcaaatcaGCTACCAAGATAGCTTCCAAACCAGCGGGGACAAAACCCCCACGGGAAACACAGCCAGGAATAGAACTAGAAGAACGAGCTAAAAGGTTAGCCGCCTGGTTCCCGGACCGTTTAACGAAACTAATTGAAATAGGAAATAAAAGAGAGGATTGCATAAGAGCAACCCAATCCGAAATCAAAAGCCCCACCGGAGACAACAACCGCTTCTTCTGTTGCACGGTTTGCACCAGCAGCAGTGAGTCTGACTCCATAACCACACCAGCGGGCACACCCCCTCACCCAACTGATAGCGCCTCCTTCAATGCCATAGCTTCAGCCAAGAACGGGTCAGGTTGACCATATGTTTTAACCGCCAGCGCATCAATGAATAAACCATTATGATCCCGAACAATCCACCCCAAACCCAGACTATTGTCATCCTCAAAGACAGCATCATCACAATTAACCTTAATCTCACCAAAACAAGGTTTAGCCCATTGCTCACACCTGGAAGTATTCAGACCAGAAATTGGCAACACAACTCTACTTTCCAGCTGAGCATTCTTCCAAGAATCAAGGTAAGTAATTGCAGCATTCACCACTCTCTCTACCGACAAAGCCTTATTATTCCAAACCAAAGCATTACGAGCTCCCCAAACTCCCCAAAGAAGCATAGCAAGCCTCTCAATATGATCCATAGGCTATACCTGCCAAACATTATCAAACCAACTGCCAAACACAACAGCTTCACCCCCTCCAACTGTCCCTCACAACCCCCTGTCCAGACAACTCTTAGTAAAAGCGCAGCTAACCATTATATGAAGAATTATCTCATCCTCTCGACTACACATCGGACACAATCCACTCACGTGGACCCTTTTAGACCGCAGAGACACAAGAGTGGGAAGACAATTAGTAAGACCCCACCAAAGAAAATTCTTCACCTTAGGAGGCAATTTCAAGTTCCAAAATATCCTCCAAAAAGCCGAATTGTCTTGTGTATTTCACCTACCATTGCTTATTTGTAAAGGATGATAAGGACTTTTGACAGAATAATCCCCATGCGTCTCCAACATCCAAAACCAAGCATCCTCAACCGAAGACGGAGACAAAGGAATACAACGGATCAAATCAATATCCCTTTGAACTAATAAATCGTGAAGAATTTCATCATCCCACTCAAGAGAGCccacttttaatatattattgacCGTACAGTCCTGGAGAGCCACATGAGAAAAGGTAACATGCGAATTTTCCTTACAAGGAAGCCATGTTGATTGAGAACCGATATAGAGCGACCATCGCCAACACGCCATCTCGCACCCATCTTAACCACAGATTTTACCTCAAGAACACTCCGCCACACGTGGCTTGGATTAGCACCTCATTCAGCATCAAGAAACGAGGAATGGGGGTAATACCTGGCTTTAAAAACCCTAGCCACTAAAGAACTAATATTCGTCAAAAGCCTCCAACCTTGCTTACCTAGCATAGCTAAATGtatattaaatcaattaatatatatttttaaataaatatattaaatatataaaattataaatatatttttaaaatatataaatataattggatgaCTATTGGTTCATAATTGGATCGGTTTGGTAGGTTATCCATTGGATTGGATGTCTGATCCAACAACTGATCtgatccaattggatttttaaaatttacatccgatccaattatgattggatatccgattctattggatcggttggattggatcggttggattggatcggtcggttatAATTGGACTGGATGACTTTTTGCACACCCCTATAAGTTATATGTAGATTACGAATCCCTTCTGTGAGTCTATAAAGTGATTTGAGCAGGAGATAACACATGCTTTAGgtaattttgatttatttaGTTTACAATGACATTGAACGCATGTATTATataatcatgtttttaccattTCATTCCAAAAAAGAAttggaaaaggaaaaaaaaatgatgtgaAATTTAATtggatgtttaatttttttcttcctcTTGTCTCATTAATTTTGAACTGGTTTATTAATGGTTAGaatgaatataataataaatagcaTTTATACTTTCTCTAATTATAAAGTTTTGTACTCTTTACTTTGTaagacttttttttaaaatgaatagTTGATAATTTCTCGTAatgtttatttctttttattgtaagttaatttgtataaattataTTGGTAAAAAAGATTTGAAACATGatatctaaaataaaactaagtatgcgtgcattgcacgtaactttcttctagtatatatatagggatacgATTTtatcccgtgatgtactttcacagaATGTATTCTGTGATGTACGACAGCCGTTAGATGgtggagttatttgatctgagagCTGGGGTTGATCTaagggtaattagggttaaaaaatggTAACGTACCCTGAGACTCATCTAATGTATTCTGTACATCACAAAATATATTTCGTgaaaagtacatcacgggataaaatcgtgtccctatatatatttatatagggaTTATTTCTATTTGGGATTAATactactaaaaataaatatttatatcatcacaagaaaaaataaacatttatactttttacttatttcaaaaatactatcttttaaattttttattttcaaaattacgGTAA includes:
- the LOC133030525 gene encoding uncharacterized protein LOC133030525, which codes for MDHIERLAMLLWGVWGARNALVWNNKALSVERVVNAAITYLDSWKNAQLESRVVLPISGLNTSRCEQWAKPCFGEIKVNCDDAVFEDDNSLGLGWIVRDHNGLFIDALAVKTYGQPDPFLAEAMALKEALSVG